The DNA segment ATCAGCATTGACGCCGGATTCAGCTGCCCCGGCAGGGACGGGGGAAAGCCCTGCATTTACTGCAACAATGAGAGCTTCAGCCCCTCACTTTCCAGGAGCACAAAGCCCGTGAGCTTCCAGATAAGGGAGGCCCTCGCCAGGAGAAGCTGGAGGGGCCGTTACGGGGGCTTCATTGCCTACTTCCAGCCCTATACGAACACCTATGCACCTGTAAAACACCTCAAGGCTCTTTACGAGGAGGCTCTCGCCGTTGATGGCTGCCTGGGGATCTCCATCGGGACAAGGCCTGATTGCGTCGATGGCGCGGTCCTTGATCTCCTCGCCGAACTTGGCAGCCGGGCCTTTATCACCGTCGAGTACGGCCTCCAGTCGCCCCATCAGGAAAGCCTCCTATGGATGAAACGGGGCCATACGCTCGAGGCATTCCAGGATGCCGTGCGGAACACCTCATTGCGGAGCATTGCCACTGGTGCCCATATCATCCTCGGCATCCCCGGCGAGACAGAGCCACAGATGCTTGAAACGGCTTCAATTATCTCGGGGCTCCCCCTCACGTTCCTCAAAATACACCAGCTCCAGGTGGTAAGGGGTACGGTGCTCGCCGAAATGCATGACAAAAATCCCTTTCCCCTCTGGAGCCTCGGGAAGTACGCCTCCTTTCTCTGCGATTTCATTGAAGAGCTGAGATACGACCTGGTGATCCAGCGCCTCTACTCCCATTCCCGCCCCGACCTTCTGATAGGTCCCCTCTGGGGCGGGGACCGGCACCATATCGAAAATTTCATTCACAGGACCATAAGGGCAACAGAGGTTCAGCAGGGAAGGAGAAGAGGCGGCCAGGAAGGGAATCCATGAAAGATAGAGAAGGCATGCCACAGCGAGGTGAGCTCCATGCAGAATGAAACACCGGTGAACGACCCTTTTCTCTCAATCGTCTCCCATGACCTCAAGGCTCCCGTCGGCCTCATCATCACCTACTCCTCGATGCTCAGGGATTCCCTCAACCTCTCTCACGACGACCATGACATCCTGGATGAGATCCTTCTTGCTGCTCATTCCCTGCAGATACAGGTGAACAACCTGGTGAACGCAACGAAAATAAACAGGGGTGACCTGCTGTACGACATGAAGACTTATCATCTCAGGAGCCTCATAGACCATGTTCTGGAGATCATCCAGCCCCAGTGCAGAACCAAGGGGATCGAGATAAAGAATTTCATTGACGAGAACCTCTGGATCAAGGGCGATTTCGAGAAGCTCCAGGAAGTCCTGATGAACCTCGTCAAAAATGCCATCCAGGCTTCGCCAAGAAAAAGCACCGTCACCGTGGCTGCACGGAAAGAGGGAGGAAATGCTGTGATCGAGGTCCAGGATGCAGGGAAAGGGATAGAACCTTCGGATCTCGAGAGGGTCTTCCTCGCCGGGGAGAGGGGGTCTGACAGGAAAACCGGCGCAGGCCTGGGTCTCTATATCGCCCGAGCCATCGTGAGAGCTCACGGGAGCGATATCAACGTGGTGAGCGAGCCCGGCAGGGGAGCCTCCTTTTCATTCAGCCTTCCGCTCTCCGACCCCGAGAAGGAGGAATAGGCTTCTCTTCCCTTCCGAAAACAGCTTCGACCTCCTGCCTGAAATCCCGGAGCAGATTCTCATGGGGCGTGCATGCAAGCCTTTCCTGGAATATCTCCAGCAGGGCGCGGTAATACCAGCACTGATCCGCCATGGAACGCTTGAAGCGATTCCAGAGCCTCTCCTTATGGGTGATATAATCACGGTGGATTGTTCTTATGTTGTCAAGCTTGTCAGCGATCTCCACAAGAAGGCACCTCTCATTCATGCTCCTCAGGCTTGCAACGGTGCTCTCCTTTCTCTCTTCCCAGGACCTGCTCTTGTCGCTCTGTGACACTGCCTCAACGAAGGCCGTGACTTCGGGACCGAATTCCGCTGCAAGGTCGGCAGCCGTTGTTCTTGTGTCCTCCAGTGTGTCATGGAGGAGCGCTGCGGCAATGACCTCATCTTCGCAGCCCGCTTCTATGAGAATAGCCGCAGCATTGAGCGGGTGGATGAGATAGGGCAGCTCCGTGCCCTTCCTGAACTGCCCCCTGTGGGCTCGCTCAGCAAAGGCCAGGGCCCTGAAGACAAGCTCTCTCTTCACATGCACCTCCTCCTCTGCCGAAAGCACCGGTACTCGCCGTACAATAAAAAAACCCCGGAAGACTGCTCCATATATTTATAGGAGTTATCCCTCATGACCCCGGTCAAGAGTTTGAAGGATTTTGGCCCAGTGTGCCTCCCGGGGCGTGAAACTCGCCCTTGTACTTCTCTCGGAAATCGAGGGCTCATTTTCATGGGCCCCCTGTATCTTTCGCCCATATTATTCTTTTATCCGGCCATGAACTCCTTCTCGCCTGATCGCCATGAATCCCAGGAATGGAGCCATTCCGTTTCATGAAAAAAGTGCCGGGAAGGACAACACTTTAAGGTTTTCCATAAATTTCCTGCATGCAAAATTATTTTTTTTTTGCCCTTTTGCATGCAAAAAAAACGGCGTCAAGCAGAGCTCTTTTTCGGCACTTTTCACTCGGTCCGCACACAGCCGAGTTGTCGGGCGAAAAACTCCATCATCTCCTGGAGGTGGATGCGCCAGAAGTTATTGGTGTGGTTCCCGGGGTATATGCGGAACTCGTTCCTGATACCCGCCTTGTCCATCGCAAGCTTCAGGTTGAAGTTATCGCGAAGCGCCCCGCGCTCCTCATCGCCCACCAGAAAGAAAAAATCGGTGTCCTTGGCACCTGAAACAAGTTTTATCACATTGAACTGGTTCTTCTTCCAGGAATTCTCATCGCCGACAAGCTTCCTGAGGGCATCGATTCTCCGGTAGCGGTAGAGATTGTATATGGCTGAGAAGCTCGCCGCCGCCCTGAAGGTACCGGGGTAGCGCGTCGCCAGGTAAAGGGAGCCGAAGCCTCCCATCGAGATGCCTCCTATCGCCCTCTGGCCGCTCACCGGATAGGCGGCCTCGGCGTAAGGGATCAGCTCCTTGATGATATAATCCTCCATCAGGGCATTTGCCGCCTTGGGGCTGTTGATATACCAGCTGGGGATCGTCTCACCCCAGACCCATACGTTCCCGTCCACCCATATCAGAATGATGCCGTACCGCTCTGCAAGCATCTTGACCGTCTCAACCTGGAGCCAGTCGGCCAGGTGCGATCCGCCGTATCCATGGAGCAGGATGAGGAGGGGAAATTTCTGATCTCCCCTGCCGCGAGGGGGCATATAAACCCTGAAAGGCCTGTCGGCGGCGAGGGCCTTGCTTTTAAAGGAGTCTATCCTGCACTCGCCTTCCAGGGCAAGATCGATGGGTATCCAGTAATTCTTCCCGTAGTTGTCATCAACGGTCCCGTCGGGATAGACGAAGGTATAGACTATCACCTCAGGCACCTTCCTCATATTGAAGGGGCCTATGGTGGTTTTGTAGCGCCCCGAGGCGCGGTCCTCTTCCATCTGCTGGACGTTCACCTCAAGGTTGGGGACGGTGTTTTTCAAATACCCCCTGGGGCAGGGATGCCAGCCGTTGACGGACCAGAGGAGCGACGCCGGCTTTTCCGAGTAAATGGTGATCTCATCACTGCAGGTGGGGCCAAGGGGTGAAAAGGTCGCATGGACAACCTTCTTCTCGGTGACCATTGCAAGGGAATTGAGGCTTCCAAGCTCATTCTGCTCGAACCGTTTTGCCTTCCAGTCATAATGCCAGTCCACGCCGTTCACAAGGAACTTGTAAGGATAAAAGCCTTCAGGGACTTCCAGCGAGTGGCGCCATAGCCGTCTTTTCTCGTCAGGCTTCATGGGCGTCACGCCCTTGTTCCAGCTGTTGAATGAGCCTACAAGAAAGACCTCATTGACGGTCTCTGGCCTGCGGGGGGAAAATTCAAACTGAACCTTCACGGCGCTCACCTCTTGCTATTTTCTATGGGCTTCAAACCATTCCATCACCAGCTCAAGGCGTGCCCTCCTGTTGGTGGGCCTGCCGCCCCTTGAAAGCTCGTGGGTCTCGTTCCTGAACCTCACGAAACGGACCTTTTTCCCCAGGTACCTGAGGGCCACGAAGAACTGTTCAGCTTCCCCGAGAGGGGTGAGGTTGTCATTCTCTGAGTGCATGATGAGCAGAGGTGTTGTCACCTTCTCGACATGAAAGAGGGGAGAATGCTTCATCATGCGGGTATAGTCCCTCCAGGGCACACCACCGAAAGCCTGCTCAAAATGGAAGGCGCCGCAGGACATCCCGAAGGTCGAGACAAGGTTGACTATGCTCCTGTGGGACGCGGCGGCGCAGTACCGGCCTGTCTGCGTCACGAGCCAGTTGGTCATATAGCCCCCGTAGGATCCTCCCGTGAGAAAGAGGTTGCTCTCGTCAATGAACCCCAGGCCCTGCACATGGTCCAGGAACTCCATCTGGTCCACCGTGTCAGGTCCTCCCCAGTACCCTTCCACCGCCGCCGTGAAAGCCGTGCCATATCCCCTGCTCCCCCGGGGATTTATGAAGAGCACGCAGTATCCCCGGGCAGCCATGAGCTGCATCTCGTGGAAAAAGGTGTACCCGTAAAGTATGTGGGGGCCTCCATGGATCTGGTGGACCAGGGGGTATTTCTTCTTTTCGTCAAAGCCGGGAGGCGTAAGGAGCCAGCCCTGGAGCTTCACCCCTTCCTTGGTGGTGAACCAGAGCTCCCGGGGCTCTGTCACTTTTGTCTCCTCCTTGAGAAACTCGTTGTACGAGGTGATCCTTTTTATCTCCCAGCGGTCCCCGCTGCGGCGGTAATGATAGATCTCGCCGGGCGACAGCATGTCGCCCCTCAGGACTGCCATGTTCTCCTTATTTCTGTCCATCGAGTAGTATGACACATCATGCTTTGCATCCTGCTCAATCCTCACAGGTACACCGCCATCTGACGGCACCTCGTAAAGATGACAGCCTCCCTGGCGGCTTGCGCAGAAGATCATTTTGCGACCGCCGTCAATAAAAAGGGGCTGCTGCACAAGGTCGTCAAACTCCCTGGTATCGCCGATGAGCATGTTGCTTACGTACCCGTCAAAATCTTTCGTGAGGAGCTCGGTCCCGCCGCCGCCGGAAGGCACCCTGTACAACCTGAGATCCTCGACGCCGCACTTGCCTTTCTCGCCGATATGCCCCGAGAAATAGATATATGAGCCGTCATCTGACCATTCCAGCCCTGCCTTTGAGCCGTACGGCGTCGCAAGGAGCGTGGCTTTCATTGTGGCGAGATCCAGGAGATAGAGGTCATTGCGCTCGTATTCATGGATGGGATCGCTCTCCCTGCCAGAGACAAAGGCCATAGTCTTCCCGTCGGGCGAGAGGGCCATCCCCCCGTCATCGCGGTCCCCCTCGGTAAGGGTTATGATTTCCTTTGTGGATATGTCGATGGAATAGAGGTGAAATTTCCCTGACGGCTTGATGTCTCCACCCTTGGTCTTGTAGGGTATATCTTCTATTATATTATAGGGGCGGTCCTCGTCCTTCTGCTTGTAGTCCGGATCATTGCTCACATGGGTAAGACGCACGGGGGAATCCTGTTCCCTGTAAGTATAGAATACCCTTGTGCTGTCATTGCTCCATATATACTCTCCCAGGCTCCCCTTTTCGGTCATAAGGGGGACTGCCTCCCCGCCGTGAGCGGGCATCATCCAGAGGCCCTTTTTCTTGTCCCTGTCAGACCTGAAAATGACATGGCTTCCGTCGGGCGACCAGAGGGGGTAGCTGTCGTTGTGCTCACCGTAAGTGAAGGGGCGCAGCGCTCCGTCGCCCAGATCGGCCAGGTAGATATTGGAGTGGTATGTGTTTTCCTTGAGATCGGTCCACTTGTAGGAGAAAAGGATCTTCCCGCCGCATGGGGATATCTCAGGCGAGTTGATGAGCTTGATACGGAAAAGGTCATCAATGGAGAGGAGGCGCTTTTCGCCCTGGCCTTCAGCCCCGGCATCGCATTTTTTTTCATTGGTGAGCGTGTTCATTGAAGTCCTCCTGGAGTGGCAAAAATTATGAGAGAATGCCATCCAGTCGAATTCTCGATACCACGCTCCCGCTCCTCCTTTTCCACAGCTTAACAGGCTTTGGGAGGAATTAAAGGAGAGTGCATGTAACTATTAAGCCATGCAAGGAAGGGTTCCAGGATACCGGGGTTCAGGGAGCGGCCTGTGCCGTATGGCATTGTTTCTTATCCTGGCCCTTTTTCCTGTCTTTTCTTCCATGGCCGCATGGCCCCAGGCTGACGGAGGTGCCTTGCCTGCCGGCTCATCACCCTCTCCTGGCGGCGCCCTCCAGGAGGAGCTGCTGCCAGGCTCTCTCGATGATGCCCTCAAGTCGCTGAGCCTGGAAAAAGGGACACTGGAGCTGGTGGTCTGCGGGAAGCCCCTGCACCTGCCCGTGGTGATCCAGAAAAAATATAACGATATTTATATGAACCTTGACGACAGGGAGGTGAAGGCCCTCTTTGCCGCACTGGCAGCAGGCCTGGAAACAGAGAGCCAGAACAGGATTATCACCGTGCAGAGAACTGGTGTGCCCAAGAGCGAAGAGATCGCCACGGTGAAGGAAGCTGAATATACCTCGGGTACCACGACGGTCCGTCTCTCGCCGCCTCCCTTTGTCGCAAGAGGCTTAACCTTTCTGGCCCTCAAGCATGTGCCGCTCCTCACGGGGGGCCTCCTCTCCCGGGACAAAAAGAAAGGCCTTTACTACCTCGATCCCACCCTTACTTCAATCACGGTCACCCCCGGGAAAAAACATTATTTCCTGAGGATGGCGGGCACGGCCTCTTTCAGGCAGGCGCCCTTCATCCTGAAAAATCCCAGGCGCTATGTCATTGACCTCGTCAATATCCATCTCTCCGAGGGCCTCCTCCAGATGCCCCAGAAAGAGATTTTTCACGAAGCCATCGGCAAGATAACTTTCAGCCAGAATGAAGTGAACCCCAACAGGGTCAGGGTCGTCATCCCCCTGGCCGAAGGGATGGAGGTGCGGCTCAATCCCCCGCAGGGAAAGAACAGTGCCGAGGTGATGCTCACCCCCAGAAGCCCCAGTTCGGTCTGCTCCAGCTTCTCGCTCCAGACCGTCTCGGCCATCAGGATGGAAGTCAAGGGAAAAGAGTCGAAGGTGCTGGTGAACGTGAGCGGGCCCGTGGAATACGAGTGGCACCGCTTCAAACCTCCGGACAACAGGTTTTTTGTTGACCTCCACAAGGCCCGGCTCCTGGGGAAAAAGCAGACCCTCAAAACCGACAACCCCCTTATCGAGGAGATCAGGATTGCCCAGTTCCAGGACAAGCCGGAGCCTGTCGTGAGGATCGCCATCGAGCTCAAGGAGCACTATCTCTGCAAGTTTGCCCCGCCTTCCCCCGGAACGAAACAGGTGGCTCTCGTCATCTCCCATGAGCTCATCAACCTTGACGATGCGGTGATGGACGGGAACGGTGTCACGTCCTATCCCAGGCCGGGAAAGAAAATCATCTGCATCGACCCTGGCCACGGAGGCTATGACTCAGGTGCCGTGAATGCCTCGCTGGGGCTCTGCGAGAAGACCGTGACGCTGGACATCGCGAAAAGGCTCTCGGCCCTCCTTGCGGAGCGCGGATGGAACGTGGTCCTTACAAGAAGCACCGACAGGGATGTCAGTTATTACGGCTCCACGGACCTGGAGGAGCTGAGCGCCCGCGTCAAGGTGGCAAAAGAAATGAAGGCCGATATCTTTATAAGCATTCACTGCGATGCCTCGTCAAATACGGCGGTGCGCGGAATATCGACACACTGGTACAAGGAGCACGACAACCCCCTTGCGGCGGCGCTGCACCAGAGGATGCTCGAAGAGCTTCAGAACAGGGACCGGAAGATCCATAAGAACCGCTTCTACGTGCTCTCTCACAGCTCAATGCCCTCAGCTCTCGTGGAGACTGCCTTCATAAGCAACGCCGGAGACGCCTCGAAGCTTAACTCGCCCGACTACCGCGGGAGAATCGCAAAAGCCCTCGCCGGGGGCATTGAGCTCTATTTCAGGCTCCATCCTAAAAAATAATTCTTCCCCGGAAGGGAAAGTCATCAGACCATGTAATTATATATAATCTCAGCAACGCAGTAATTGAGGTGGATCAATGAACTTCATCGAAGCGGTCATCCTGGGAATAGTGCAGGGGCTCACGGAATTTCTCCCCATCAGCTCTTCGGCCCATCTTCTCATTGTCCCCAAGGTGGCAGGATGGGACTACTTTGGCAAGGATTTTGACATTGCCCTCCACCTTGGCACCTTCATCGGGCTTGTGTATTATTACAGAACACAGGTGATAGACCTTATTGATAATTTCGTAAAGAGCCTGAGCTCCCTCAGGGCTATCCCGGGCGACCCCGAGCTGCGCCTTCCCTGGCTCATCCTCATAAGCTCCGTCCCTGCAGGCTTTGTGGGGTTTCTTTTCGGAGATTATATCGAGGAGAGGTTCAGCGGGATCGTCTCTATCGCCATATTTCTCATCGTATTCGGCATCGTGCTCGGCCTTGCCGAGGCCCGGGGGCGCCAGGAGAAGGACGTTGAGAATCTCACCATAATGGATGCAGTGATAGTCGGCATATTTCAGGCGGCAGCGCTCTTACCAGGTGTGTCCCGCTCGGGGATCACCATGACGAGCGGGCTTTTCCTGGGCATGAAAAAGGACAGCGCGGCAAACTACTCTTTTCTCATCTCCCTCCCCGTGATCGGGGGCGCCGCCTGCTATTCCCTTTTCAAGATAATCTCCCATCCTCAGATGGTCTCCTCATGGCCCCTCTTCATCACGGGAATCGCCGCGGCGGCTCTGAGCGGTTACGGGGTGATCCGTTTCCTTCTTGAATACCTGAAAACAGGAACCTTCCTGGTTTTCACGTATTACCGGATTGTCCTGGGGATACTGCTTCTCGTGCTCTCCTTCACCGGTGTCGTCCGCTAAAGCTCACTGCTCCAGGTTGTGCTCAACGAGCTTCTTTCTGAGCGTCTTGCGGTCCACCCCGAGAATCTCTGCGGCCTTGGTCTTGTTCCCCTTCACACTCATGAGCACCTTGTGGATATACTGGGCTGTCACCTCATCAAGGCTCATCCTGAGGTTCACTTTTTCCATTGAGAAAGTGTGCTTGTACGCGACGAGCTCAGGCACATCTATCACTGCCTTGTCGTTCTTGCCCACGATAAACTCCACGAACTGCTCAAGGTCCCTCACGTTGCCGGGCCAGTCATGGCTCTTGAGAATATCAAGGGCATTCTGGGAGAAGCGGGGTATCTGCCGGTGAATCAGCTTGGAGTAGATGGCGGCGAAATGCTCGGCAAGGAGCTCCACGTCGCCCTGACGCTCCCTGAGGGGCGGAACATTGATTGTCATGAAGTTCATTCGGAAATAGAGGTCTTCCCTGAAGAGCTTCTTTTTCACCATGCCCAGAATATCCCTTGTGCTTGAAGCTATGATGCGGAAAGGAGGCCTCACAATTTTTTCATTGCTCTCGGTAATAATCTTCTTTTCCTTCAGGAGCCTGACCAGGATTGCCTGTACAGGTGCAGTGAGGTTTGATATGTTCCTGAAAAAGAGTGTTGAGGGGGGTGTCAATGGCGCAGACGCCTCATCCTTTATCTCGGCGGCCCTGGCAAGCGCGCAGCTCACATAGGAAGCAAGGGTGCCTTCGGCAAGCTTCTCGACGATGGTGCTGCAGTTCACCGAAATAAAGGGGGCAGGAGCCTGGGAGCTCGAATAATGGATTACCCTTGCCACGAGCTCCTTCCCTGCGCCATGCTCTCCCATAATGAGCACTGGCTCTATAGCCATGGCGGCTTTGACAATATCACCATAGAGAACCCGCATATTCTCAGAGCTTCCGGTCATACCGTAACTCTCGTAGGAGGGAAGCCCCTCCTCTGTCCTGTCACCGCGGCGGGCCCTCAGGCGCTCCGCAAGGCGGTTTACCGAGGAGATAAGCTCATCGCCGGTAAAGGGCTTGGTAAGATATTCCTCTGCTCCTATCTTCACGGCCTGCACGGCACCCTCAATGGAGGGATAGCCTGTAATCACCATCACTTCAATATCACGGTAATTGCTCCGTATGTGCCTCATCAGATCGAAGCCGCTCACCTTCGGCATCTTGAGATCGGTGATGACAATGTCGAAAGGCTTGGTCTCAAGTATCTTTATCGCATCAACTACGTTGGTGGCCGTATAAACCCTGAATCCTCTCGGCGACAGTATCTTCTTGATGACATCAAGCACCACGGCTTCGTCATCTACGACAAGGATTTTTTCTTCATTTTCCGTCACGCCCTTACCTCCTTGGCTCCATTGTAGAGAGACATAACTCGGTTCACTTCGCCCGCATCGGGAAAAATATTACTGGCAGCTTCCCCTTATATCTTTCAGGATCCCTTCGTGATAGGCATGAAAGGTGCAGCCCGGTGCGAGGACAGCTCTGTGGCCCGATGTCTCTCTCTTGAACTCCCCGACTTCCTTTCTTACCATATCCATATTCGCCTCATCGGAAAGCAAACCCTGCGTTATGCCTCCCATGATGATTCTCTCCGTGAGCGCTTTTATCTCTCCGGGCGAGGGATTGGAACGATCCTTCCAGTCCCAGCTGAAGGCATCCACAGGGTAATCGAGGAGATCCCTCAGCCTGTTGGTGCCTTTGCAGACATGGAGGATCAGGAACAGGCTCTTTTCCCTCAGGCCTTTGAGAAGTTCCACGTCAAATGTCCGGCTGTACTTCTCATAAGTCTCGCGGTCCATAAGGCTACCGTCACCCCATTCGGTGGTGGCGTAAAAAAAGCCATCGCACCCTTCGCGGAGGCACTCGGTGGCATAAGCGGCAACAGACCTGAAGATAAGCTCAAGACCCTTAAATACAGTATCAGGCGAATCACCAAGGTACCGCTTCAGCACCTCGGGCCCGCCGCAAAGCCTGTGGGCATAGGAGAGAGGGTTAAAGAGCGTCATCACGAGAGGCGTGTCGGGGAGACGGCCCCGAAGTCCCTTTATGAGCCTGAGATGATCGCCCCTGACACCCTCACGGGGACCAGGCTCTTCAAGAGAGAGAAAATCCCGGACCTGCTTCACCCTGAAATCAACAAGATCCTGGTGCCTGTCATCATATTTGCGGTAACGGTTTCCCCAGTCCTCAAGAAAAAATATCGAGCTGGGGTTTATTTTTACAAAATCCCAGTGAAAAGTCTCCTGGAACATCACGGTCTTTTCCAACAGTTTTTCCCAGTGCTGCTCCTCATGGTAAAAATGTCCCCAGAACGACGCAAGGCAGCGCTCTACAGGCTCACCTCTCAGAAAAGCCTTCAGAGTTTCAAGCTTGTTCAATGCTCCTCCATCTCTTGTCTCTTGCAGTGCGTTTCTCCCCAATCAATTTGTCACGCGGGGAGAATTTCCTTCATGGGGCTCCGGGAATACTTTTATCCAGAGCCTGCTCTCAGCTCCACTTTTCGCAAGCTGTTA comes from the Candidatus Eremiobacterota bacterium genome and includes:
- a CDS encoding alpha/beta hydrolase-fold protein is translated as MKVQFEFSPRRPETVNEVFLVGSFNSWNKGVTPMKPDEKRRLWRHSLEVPEGFYPYKFLVNGVDWHYDWKAKRFEQNELGSLNSLAMVTEKKVVHATFSPLGPTCSDEITIYSEKPASLLWSVNGWHPCPRGYLKNTVPNLEVNVQQMEEDRASGRYKTTIGPFNMRKVPEVIVYTFVYPDGTVDDNYGKNYWIPIDLALEGECRIDSFKSKALAADRPFRVYMPPRGRGDQKFPLLILLHGYGGSHLADWLQVETVKMLAERYGIILIWVDGNVWVWGETIPSWYINSPKAANALMEDYIIKELIPYAEAAYPVSGQRAIGGISMGGFGSLYLATRYPGTFRAAASFSAIYNLYRYRRIDALRKLVGDENSWKKNQFNVIKLVSGAKDTDFFFLVGDEERGALRDNFNLKLAMDKAGIRNEFRIYPGNHTNNFWRIHLQEMMEFFARQLGCVRTE
- a CDS encoding N-acetylmuramoyl-L-alanine amidase; this translates as MALFLILALFPVFSSMAAWPQADGGALPAGSSPSPGGALQEELLPGSLDDALKSLSLEKGTLELVVCGKPLHLPVVIQKKYNDIYMNLDDREVKALFAALAAGLETESQNRIITVQRTGVPKSEEIATVKEAEYTSGTTTVRLSPPPFVARGLTFLALKHVPLLTGGLLSRDKKKGLYYLDPTLTSITVTPGKKHYFLRMAGTASFRQAPFILKNPRRYVIDLVNIHLSEGLLQMPQKEIFHEAIGKITFSQNEVNPNRVRVVIPLAEGMEVRLNPPQGKNSAEVMLTPRSPSSVCSSFSLQTVSAIRMEVKGKESKVLVNVSGPVEYEWHRFKPPDNRFFVDLHKARLLGKKQTLKTDNPLIEEIRIAQFQDKPEPVVRIAIELKEHYLCKFAPPSPGTKQVALVISHELINLDDAVMDGNGVTSYPRPGKKIICIDPGHGGYDSGAVNASLGLCEKTVTLDIAKRLSALLAERGWNVVLTRSTDRDVSYYGSTDLEELSARVKVAKEMKADIFISIHCDASSNTAVRGISTHWYKEHDNPLAAALHQRMLEELQNRDRKIHKNRFYVLSHSSMPSALVETAFISNAGDASKLNSPDYRGRIAKALAGGIELYFRLHPKK
- a CDS encoding uroporphyrinogen decarboxylase family protein, translated to MNKLETLKAFLRGEPVERCLASFWGHFYHEEQHWEKLLEKTVMFQETFHWDFVKINPSSIFFLEDWGNRYRKYDDRHQDLVDFRVKQVRDFLSLEEPGPREGVRGDHLRLIKGLRGRLPDTPLVMTLFNPLSYAHRLCGGPEVLKRYLGDSPDTVFKGLELIFRSVAAYATECLREGCDGFFYATTEWGDGSLMDRETYEKYSRTFDVELLKGLREKSLFLILHVCKGTNRLRDLLDYPVDAFSWDWKDRSNPSPGEIKALTERIIMGGITQGLLSDEANMDMVRKEVGEFKRETSGHRAVLAPGCTFHAYHEGILKDIRGSCQ
- a CDS encoding S9 family peptidase, with amino-acid sequence MNTLTNEKKCDAGAEGQGEKRLLSIDDLFRIKLINSPEISPCGGKILFSYKWTDLKENTYHSNIYLADLGDGALRPFTYGEHNDSYPLWSPDGSHVIFRSDRDKKKGLWMMPAHGGEAVPLMTEKGSLGEYIWSNDSTRVFYTYREQDSPVRLTHVSNDPDYKQKDEDRPYNIIEDIPYKTKGGDIKPSGKFHLYSIDISTKEIITLTEGDRDDGGMALSPDGKTMAFVSGRESDPIHEYERNDLYLLDLATMKATLLATPYGSKAGLEWSDDGSYIYFSGHIGEKGKCGVEDLRLYRVPSGGGGTELLTKDFDGYVSNMLIGDTREFDDLVQQPLFIDGGRKMIFCASRQGGCHLYEVPSDGGVPVRIEQDAKHDVSYYSMDRNKENMAVLRGDMLSPGEIYHYRRSGDRWEIKRITSYNEFLKEETKVTEPRELWFTTKEGVKLQGWLLTPPGFDEKKKYPLVHQIHGGPHILYGYTFFHEMQLMAARGYCVLFINPRGSRGYGTAFTAAVEGYWGGPDTVDQMEFLDHVQGLGFIDESNLFLTGGSYGGYMTNWLVTQTGRYCAAASHRSIVNLVSTFGMSCGAFHFEQAFGGVPWRDYTRMMKHSPLFHVEKVTTPLLIMHSENDNLTPLGEAEQFFVALRYLGKKVRFVRFRNETHELSRGGRPTNRRARLELVMEWFEAHRK
- a CDS encoding TIGR01212 family radical SAM protein (This family includes YhcC from E. coli K-12, an uncharacterized radical SAM protein.) codes for the protein MAELDPLERHYRTYPVYLRRRFGAPVFRISIDAGFSCPGRDGGKPCIYCNNESFSPSLSRSTKPVSFQIREALARRSWRGRYGGFIAYFQPYTNTYAPVKHLKALYEEALAVDGCLGISIGTRPDCVDGAVLDLLAELGSRAFITVEYGLQSPHQESLLWMKRGHTLEAFQDAVRNTSLRSIATGAHIILGIPGETEPQMLETASIISGLPLTFLKIHQLQVVRGTVLAEMHDKNPFPLWSLGKYASFLCDFIEELRYDLVIQRLYSHSRPDLLIGPLWGGDRHHIENFIHRTIRATEVQQGRRRGGQEGNP
- a CDS encoding HD domain-containing protein, which translates into the protein MKRELVFRALAFAERAHRGQFRKGTELPYLIHPLNAAAILIEAGCEDEVIAAALLHDTLEDTRTTAADLAAEFGPEVTAFVEAVSQSDKSRSWEERKESTVASLRSMNERCLLVEIADKLDNIRTIHRDYITHKERLWNRFKRSMADQCWYYRALLEIFQERLACTPHENLLRDFRQEVEAVFGREEKPIPPSRGRRAEG
- a CDS encoding sigma-54 dependent transcriptional regulator — encoded protein: MTENEEKILVVDDEAVVLDVIKKILSPRGFRVYTATNVVDAIKILETKPFDIVITDLKMPKVSGFDLMRHIRSNYRDIEVMVITGYPSIEGAVQAVKIGAEEYLTKPFTGDELISSVNRLAERLRARRGDRTEEGLPSYESYGMTGSSENMRVLYGDIVKAAMAIEPVLIMGEHGAGKELVARVIHYSSSQAPAPFISVNCSTIVEKLAEGTLASYVSCALARAAEIKDEASAPLTPPSTLFFRNISNLTAPVQAILVRLLKEKKIITESNEKIVRPPFRIIASSTRDILGMVKKKLFREDLYFRMNFMTINVPPLRERQGDVELLAEHFAAIYSKLIHRQIPRFSQNALDILKSHDWPGNVRDLEQFVEFIVGKNDKAVIDVPELVAYKHTFSMEKVNLRMSLDEVTAQYIHKVLMSVKGNKTKAAEILGVDRKTLRKKLVEHNLEQ
- a CDS encoding HAMP domain-containing sensor histidine kinase — protein: MQNETPVNDPFLSIVSHDLKAPVGLIITYSSMLRDSLNLSHDDHDILDEILLAAHSLQIQVNNLVNATKINRGDLLYDMKTYHLRSLIDHVLEIIQPQCRTKGIEIKNFIDENLWIKGDFEKLQEVLMNLVKNAIQASPRKSTVTVAARKEGGNAVIEVQDAGKGIEPSDLERVFLAGERGSDRKTGAGLGLYIARAIVRAHGSDINVVSEPGRGASFSFSLPLSDPEKEE
- the uppP gene encoding undecaprenyl-diphosphatase UppP, whose amino-acid sequence is MNFIEAVILGIVQGLTEFLPISSSAHLLIVPKVAGWDYFGKDFDIALHLGTFIGLVYYYRTQVIDLIDNFVKSLSSLRAIPGDPELRLPWLILISSVPAGFVGFLFGDYIEERFSGIVSIAIFLIVFGIVLGLAEARGRQEKDVENLTIMDAVIVGIFQAAALLPGVSRSGITMTSGLFLGMKKDSAANYSFLISLPVIGGAACYSLFKIISHPQMVSSWPLFITGIAAAALSGYGVIRFLLEYLKTGTFLVFTYYRIVLGILLLVLSFTGVVR